AATTATCAACAGAAGAGTTCATTGTCGTCGTCATGGGTATGAATGCGATGGAAAAAAATCAAACCTGCATGAAAAAGATAAATTCCATGCAGGTTGTATTCTTTTTGCTATATACCGTAAGCTAGTACCTTTATCCGAGCTTCTTTTCCTGTGCTACTTCTACGGTTTGTTTATACTGCTTACTAGGCGAAGCTAAATAAGCATAGATGCCTCCTAAAAAGAAGCCACCTCCGACAATATTTCCAATCGTAACAGGAACTAAATTATAAATCGCTCCTAATAAGGTAATGGATTCTGGGTGAGGTGCTGTTAATGCTAATGAAAAAGTGACCATATTGGCAACACTGTGCTCAAACCCTGATGCAACAAAGCCAAAAACTAATAACATCATCACTAATATTTTAGCGCCATCACCTTTAATATGCATGGGAATCCATACAGCTAAACAGACGATCAGATTACATAATATGCCTCGAAAAAATAATTCCCATATGCCTAAATCCATTTTAGCGGCAGCTGTTTTCATTAAAAATTGACTACTTTCTGTGGAAGCATACAATCCTGTTCCAACAATTAACAAGGCAAACAATATTCCACCAATCAAATTTCCACTATAACAGGCAAGCCAATTTTGCACCGTATCCTTGACTGTCGTTTGCTTCCTCATCGTACTCATCGTAAAGTACATCGTGTTACCAGTAAATAATTCAGCACCACCATAAATAATTAACACGAGGGCAACACCAAAAAAGATCGATGCCATAATCGTTGCAGCCGGAGATTGAATATCAAAATATCCTTCCGCTAGCTTAAACGATAATAT
The genomic region above belongs to Virgibacillus dokdonensis and contains:
- a CDS encoding formate/nitrite transporter family protein → MERQPIEQAVNLAIKKKELLNTSFIRYMLRAGLSGIYVGIGLILSFKLAEGYFDIQSPAATIMASIFFGVALVLIIYGGAELFTGNTMYFTMSTMRKQTTVKDTVQNWLACYSGNLIGGILFALLIVGTGLYASTESSQFLMKTAAAKMDLGIWELFFRGILCNLIVCLAVWIPMHIKGDGAKILVMMLLVFGFVASGFEHSVANMVTFSLALTAPHPESITLLGAIYNLVPVTIGNIVGGGFFLGGIYAYLASPSKQYKQTVEVAQEKKLG